From a single Apium graveolens cultivar Ventura chromosome 2, ASM990537v1, whole genome shotgun sequence genomic region:
- the LOC141688875 gene encoding uncharacterized protein LOC141688875 codes for MGEASTEGVGGHSAPITAAAPTATATGAFQPLWGFRRGDTVVGSTKHAWDWSYHSVTPKDFTDVVATPDLERIKLMGAQSLASSNAYFQGAVRQAESWKRASDKADNALRRQQKKYATLEKKLKRKEEELGESNAELVVLRAEKDKAIDNYLDSEEFAQSMRIRDDSVFPGFFRTGWDTALGTVNEACPDINPADYICPDDEALLQRFRTRVVVSDHVPQDPLLPPPESSSRPAEDDSSSSSSETTETSSESGEDDDMDAEGTSAP; via the exons atgggggaggcttcaaccGAAGGAGTTGggggccatagtgctcctatcactgctgctgcccctactgctacTGCCACAGGTGCCTTccagcctctttggggattccgccgaggggacaccgtggttggttccacgaaacatgcttgggattggtcctaccatagcgtgactcccaaggactttactgatgtggtggccacccctgatcttgagaggattaaactcatgggagctcagtctctggcttcg tctaacgcctactttcaaggcgctgtgaggcaagccgaatcatggaagcgggcttctgataaggccgataatgccctcaggaggcaacagaagaagtacgctaccctggagaagaagctcaagcgcaaggaggaagaactcggagagtctaacgccgagctggtggtacttcgggcggagaaggataaagctatagacaactatctggactcggaggagtttgcccaatccatgaggattagggatgattcagtctttcccgggttttttaggactggttgggacacggcccttgggaccgtgaacgaggcttgtcctgatattaacccggcggactatatctgccctgatgacgaggctttgctacagaggtttcgtacccgagtagttgtctcggaccatgttcctcaggatccactccttcctcctcccgagtcttcttccagacctgctgaggacgacagctcttcctcctcctccgagacgacagagacatccagcgagagtggagaggatgatgatatggatgccgagggtacttcagctccttag